Genomic window (Salinibacterium sp. M195):
TTCGCTCTCGGCGGTGGCGCGGGACTCTCGGGTTTCCTTGGCAGCCGAGGATCCTTACGCGCGACAGCTCGAGTACTTTCTCGACTGCGTTGCCCGAGAGGCTGAGCCGAGCTTCTGTCCGACGCCGTCTGCGCTAGTGGCCCTAGAAGTTGCTCTTGCGGCAACCACGTCGTTAGAGCTCGGGGCGCCGGTACGACTGGATTCGGACTCTGCTTCAGATCCGGCTGCGGCTGACGCCTAGCGCGCGCGGATGCCGTGCTGGTCGAGCACGTCAAGGAACGTTGTCGGTTCGGGGCGCACGCGATGGTTATCGGTTTGTTCCGCCCACAGCACCATTCCGGTGTGGTCGGTAATGATCACGGTGGGCACAACAGTGTCGCCACCGGCTGGAGTCCCGGCACTGAAAATGACCGGAGTACCGCCGGATTGCACGAGGTCGAGCGCTGCCGCAGCCGCGCCATCCGCATCAATGTAGAAGTTGACGGGGATGTCGAAGCGTTGCGAAAGCTCCACAGTGTCTTCTGGCTTTTGGGGGCTGATGATCGCCACGGCGACACCGCGTCGATCGAGTTCGCGATATTGGTCAGCGATCTGAGCCACCTGGGCCATGCAGAACGGGCACCAGTTGCCGCGAATGAACATAATCACGTGTGGTTGGTGAGTGAGCACGGTGCTGTCGACAACGTCGCCATCCACAGTCGTGAGGGGAAACAGCGGCAGCGGTTCGTCGACGCGCACCGGTCGTGCGGAGACGTGCTGCACGGAGTACCAATAGTTGTAGCCGAGGATCACGGCGAGGCCGAGCACAGCAACGAACACGGCAAAAGGCCCGGCAACGATCGACCCGACAATACCGACGACGGCAACGGCGAGCTGCACCCACGGATGCCGGCGCTGCACGACAACGAGGCGTGTCATGAGAAGCCCCAAATAGAGTGCGTACGCAGCCCACGGCAGGGCGGCGGCGAGCCACCACGGTTGCGCTGCGGTGATGGCGCGAATGATCACTAGCGCTATGACGACAGCGGCGATTGCTCCGGTCGCTTCGCCGTAGACCCGTTTGATGAGTTGCATGGGGTGCCGAGTTCCTTCGTGATCGTGCTGCAGAGTGCGGATAGCGACGCTAGCACGCGGCGTGATTTAGCAGCTGACGCTGACGCTGACGCTCTCTACCCGTGCTGGCGCTCTACGTGACGCGATAGGCACGATAACGCACGGTGTCTGCTTCTCGCACACACGAGGCGACAAAGAGTGAGTGCTGGAGATGTGCGAGCCGAGGAGACGATGTTTCGATCCGGAGCGTGGTGCGGAAGTAATACTGGGTCGGGTCGATCTCATCGCCGTGGAGGAGGGCTTCGAGAACGTCAGGCGAACCACTGCGCACGCCCGAAACTTCGATGTAGATCAGTTCGCCTTCTGACGTTTGAGCCGAGTAGCGTCCGTCAATGTCGATGGCTCCGTCGGGCCGCACGAGTTGCCAGTCGGCACCACCGGGCAGGATTTTCGCGTCGAACGATCCGGTGATCTGCCCGCCGACAATGTCAATCACTCGCCGGTGCCCGGCGCGAGTCACCCCGTAATCCGCGACGCCGCCAACTTGCACGGTGACGTCGAAGGCGGGGTCAAGTGCCGGAACCGCAGGGGTGAGAATCATCGGTGGTTTTCCTCGCGTGCGACCGAGAGGGTGGGGCGTTCGTTCAAGAGTTGCGGGTTGAAGCCAGCGGCACGCTTGTATTGGTCGGCGATCGCCGCTAGCTCTTCGGCTGAAGCCACGTCGTGGATGTTGGCGAAACCGTCGGGTGCCCGCTCGTACGCAAGCTGCATGACACGTTCCGGTCCCAGCGAACGGTTACTGAGAGTTAGGCCAGCCGTGAGGGGAAGGCGAAGCTGCTCGTAGGAGAGAAGCGCGGCGTCGATGGACTCGGCGGTGGCGAGATGGTTCGCGATAGTACGAGCGTCGATGATCGCCTGCGATGCGCCATTCGATCCGATCGGGTACATCGCGTGGGCTGCATCGCCCAACAAGGTCTGCCGGTCGAAGGTCCAGCGGTCGACGGGGTATCGATCGACCATCGGATACTCGAGAACTTCGTCTGCAGCACCGATCAGGGTGGGGATGTCGATCCACTCGAATTGCCACTCGCGAAAGAGGTCAACGATCCGCTGTTTATCTACCGCGAGGTTCCAGTTGTTGAGACCGTCGTGGTCACCGTCGATCCGTTTCTCGGCGATGAAGTTGATGCGGGCGAGCCCGTCGTCGCCGGCTTCGGAGAGTGGATACGCCACAAACTTCTGCCGGCCGTCGCCCGCCATGAACATGGAACGTCCGTCGAGGAACGGCTTTACTCGTGCCGTTCCGCGCCAGAGCATGAGCCCGTTCCACACGGGGGCGCCCTCAGCGGGGTAACGCTGTTTGCGAATGGCGCTGTGGATGCCGTCGGCCGCAATTACGACATCGGCAACATCCGTGTGCTCAGCGCCGTCTCGCCCGCGAATGTGCACGGTTTGGCCTTCGTCGCGCAGTTCGGTGCTGATAACGGGCGAGCCGAGCACGATTGACCCCGGCAGCCGTGTTTCGACGGCATCACGCAACAGCATTTGCAGCTCGCCGCGGTGCACCGAGTACTGCGGCCACGCGTAGCCGGCCGAAATTCCGCGCGGTTCAGACCAGATTTCGTGGCCGAAGCAGTTGAAGTACTTGAGCGTGCTGGTCGGCACCCCCAGCCGGGCGAGTTCATCGCCAAGACCCAGTTCGGTGAGTTCGCGCACGGCGTGCGGGAGCAGGTTGATGCCGACTCCGAGGGGACGCAGCTCGGTGACCGACTCGTAGATTGTGACTTCGGTGATCCCGGCGGCGTGCAGGGAGAGGGCGGTGGCGAGACCGCCTATGCCGGCGCCAGCAATGATCACCTTCATCGGGGAGCTTCCTCTGCCGTCGGTCGGGCGGTGCGGGCAGCCGAGTCGAGGATGAGGTCGACGCCAAGCCGGAAAATATCGGTGTCGCGCAAGCCGCGCAGCTCGGCGGCCACCGCAGCGATGTGAACGTGCTTCACCGGATCAACGAGCAAGGGGCCATCGAACCAGGTGTCGAGGTCGGCGTCGGTGGAGCCGTCGGCCGCTCGACTGCGCGCCATTCCGGCGACTTCCGAGAGCACGTACGACGAGAACAGGGCGTAGTGGTTCACGAGTTCGCTACCGTCGAGACCGGCGTCGGCGAACGCCGCGAGAATGAATTCGATGGTCGCGATCTCGGCCGGACCATTGGTCGTGAGCACCGTTGCTTCCATGGCAATGGCGGGATGCTCGACATACGTTTCTAATGTGATCCACGCCAGCTGGCGCAGTCGTTCTCGCCAGTCGGAGTCAGTGTTTATCCGGCTCAGCGTCGTCGACTGGAGTTCATCGAGCAGAGCACGCATGAGATCGTCTTTGCTCGTGAAGTGGCGGTAAACCGCGGTGGGGTCAACCCCGAGTTCCAAGCCGAGAGCCCGCACCGAGACGGCTGCATTCTGCGGGCGCGCCGCAATTTCGAGGCCGGCCCTCACGATCGTGTCGCGGCTTAGGCGCTTCGATGGCTGTTCTTTTGCTGATGTTTTTGCGTCCACGCGTTCATCATAACCACCTCCCACAATAATGTCATCACTGTTGACAACGCTGTTGTGTTCGCTCTAACATCGCCACAACCGTTCGACGACGAAGGGATGTATACGGTGGCGAAAGCAGACGTGATCTTTATTGGCGGCCAGGTCTTCACCGGCACTGGACTACCCCTGACCGACCACGCGGTGGTGATCGCCGATGGGGTCATCATCGACATCGTGCCGGCGGAGTCGATCGACCTCCATCGCAGCGACGCGACCCAGATCATTGATCTGCACGGCGGTCTTCTCGCTCCCGGATTTCAGGATGCGCACATCCATCCGGTGGGCGGTGGTGTCGAACTGCTGCAGTGTTCGCTGACAGAGGCAGTAGACGCAGCAGACACCCTCGCAACGATTGCGACATACGCCGCGGAAAATCCCGAGGGCTGGATCAGCGGCGGAGGCTGGTCGATGGACCACTTTCCCGGTGGTGCTCCCG
Coding sequences:
- a CDS encoding redoxin domain-containing protein, with product MQLIKRVYGEATGAIAAVVIALVIIRAITAAQPWWLAAALPWAAYALYLGLLMTRLVVVQRRHPWVQLAVAVVGIVGSIVAGPFAVFVAVLGLAVILGYNYWYSVQHVSARPVRVDEPLPLFPLTTVDGDVVDSTVLTHQPHVIMFIRGNWCPFCMAQVAQIADQYRELDRRGVAVAIISPQKPEDTVELSQRFDIPVNFYIDADGAAAAALDLVQSGGTPVIFSAGTPAGGDTVVPTVIITDHTGMVLWAEQTDNHRVRPEPTTFLDVLDQHGIRAR
- a CDS encoding DUF3237 domain-containing protein yields the protein MILTPAVPALDPAFDVTVQVGGVADYGVTRAGHRRVIDIVGGQITGSFDAKILPGGADWQLVRPDGAIDIDGRYSAQTSEGELIYIEVSGVRSGSPDVLEALLHGDEIDPTQYYFRTTLRIETSSPRLAHLQHSLFVASCVREADTVRYRAYRVT
- a CDS encoding flavin-dependent oxidoreductase, which produces MKVIIAGAGIGGLATALSLHAAGITEVTIYESVTELRPLGVGINLLPHAVRELTELGLGDELARLGVPTSTLKYFNCFGHEIWSEPRGISAGYAWPQYSVHRGELQMLLRDAVETRLPGSIVLGSPVISTELRDEGQTVHIRGRDGAEHTDVADVVIAADGIHSAIRKQRYPAEGAPVWNGLMLWRGTARVKPFLDGRSMFMAGDGRQKFVAYPLSEAGDDGLARINFIAEKRIDGDHDGLNNWNLAVDKQRIVDLFREWQFEWIDIPTLIGAADEVLEYPMVDRYPVDRWTFDRQTLLGDAAHAMYPIGSNGASQAIIDARTIANHLATAESIDAALLSYEQLRLPLTAGLTLSNRSLGPERVMQLAYERAPDGFANIHDVASAEELAAIADQYKRAAGFNPQLLNERPTLSVAREENHR
- a CDS encoding TetR/AcrR family transcriptional regulator, which gives rise to MDAKTSAKEQPSKRLSRDTIVRAGLEIAARPQNAAVSVRALGLELGVDPTAVYRHFTSKDDLMRALLDELQSTTLSRINTDSDWRERLRQLAWITLETYVEHPAIAMEATVLTTNGPAEIATIEFILAAFADAGLDGSELVNHYALFSSYVLSEVAGMARSRAADGSTDADLDTWFDGPLLVDPVKHVHIAAVAAELRGLRDTDIFRLGVDLILDSAARTARPTAEEAPR